The following coding sequences are from one Veillonella rodentium window:
- the aroC gene encoding chorismate synthase has translation MSSNFGKTIQVSTFGASHGYAIGGVVDGLPCGYHINRDELQAFLRRRAPGQNQFQTQRKESDVPEFLSGLVDDMLSGSPLAFMIRNTSQHSGDYNNLRDIPRPSHADFTARMRYGDKVDMRGGGHFSARLTAPLCVAGGIALQLLARKGIRIHGHLKQVGTIQDAPIDMVKPNMDALADIATEPIAMLDASKRQAVESLVLKLKGEGDSTGGIIEVIATGLPAGLGNPNFDGIENRLARVIFGVPAIKGVSFGGGFNMCSALGSEMNDAFTMNGHTVTTTTNNSGGIQGGITNGLPLVMQVGIKPTPSIYKEQHSVSLSKEEDTLLTIKGRHDPCVALRAVPVIEAVTALVLLDFLGDIDHELR, from the coding sequence ATGTCATCGAATTTCGGTAAAACAATTCAGGTATCCACCTTCGGTGCCTCCCACGGCTATGCCATCGGCGGCGTCGTGGACGGCCTGCCTTGCGGTTATCACATCAACCGAGATGAACTGCAGGCATTCTTGCGCCGTCGTGCGCCGGGGCAAAACCAATTCCAGACGCAACGTAAAGAATCGGATGTACCGGAATTTTTATCGGGCCTCGTAGATGATATGTTGAGCGGCTCTCCGCTGGCCTTCATGATTCGCAATACGTCACAGCACTCCGGCGATTACAACAATTTACGGGATATTCCCCGCCCGTCCCATGCAGATTTTACAGCTCGTATGCGCTACGGTGACAAGGTGGATATGCGCGGCGGCGGACACTTCTCGGCGCGTCTTACGGCACCTCTTTGCGTTGCCGGCGGCATTGCATTACAGCTGCTCGCCCGGAAAGGCATCCGCATTCACGGTCATCTAAAACAGGTGGGCACCATTCAGGATGCACCTATCGATATGGTCAAGCCGAATATGGACGCCCTCGCCGATATTGCAACTGAACCGATCGCCATGCTGGACGCTTCTAAACGGCAAGCTGTTGAAAGTCTCGTACTGAAATTAAAAGGCGAAGGTGATTCCACCGGCGGCATCATAGAAGTCATCGCTACAGGTTTACCTGCAGGTTTGGGAAATCCTAATTTTGACGGTATCGAAAACCGCTTGGCCCGAGTCATATTCGGTGTGCCTGCCATAAAAGGCGTGTCATTTGGAGGCGGCTTTAACATGTGCTCCGCCTTAGGGTCCGAGATGAATGATGCTTTCACCATGAACGGCCATACCGTAACGACCACGACGAACAACAGCGGCGGCATCCAGGGCGGCATTACCAACGGTTTACCGCTCGTCATGCAGGTGGGCATCAAGCCGACCCCGTCCATTTACAAAGAGCAGCACTCCGTGTCATTGTCAAAAGAAGAGGACACACTGCTCACCATAAAAGGGCGCCACGATCCGTGCGTAGCATTGCGCGCCGTTCCCGTCATCGAAGCCGTTACGGCCCTCGTACTGTTAGATTTTCTAGGAGATATTGACCATGAACTTAGATGA
- a CDS encoding bifunctional chorismate mutase/prephenate dehydratase, whose product MNLDELRVKINDINEQMLSLFKERMALSKDVAKAKKEMNKAVYDPKRERDILDKVTLEAGPDMDLYARRFFETLFSLSRTYQAEQLFQNTEFTRKMKAAVEASPTLPPQRGSVACAGVFGSNAQMACDRLLPLSQIHYVTGFHAVFDAVESGECEFGVLPIENSSNGSVKEVYDLLEEHKCYIVRGTRLWISHDLLVKKGTQLSDIHTIISHPQALGQCSQYLEDLKGITLRSFDNTARAAQLVAASDDPGVAAIAAPQCAELYNLTPIARNIQNSDNNYTRFICISKNFHVYPGANKISVVTSANHAPGGLGALLTKFANIGVNLTKLESRPIVGHNFEFLFYLDLEASLADPKVLSVLAELHTSQDKFRLLGNYPEN is encoded by the coding sequence ATGAACTTAGATGAATTACGCGTTAAAATCAATGATATCAACGAACAGATGTTAAGCCTGTTCAAAGAACGTATGGCTCTCTCCAAAGACGTGGCGAAGGCAAAAAAAGAGATGAACAAAGCCGTGTACGATCCGAAACGGGAACGCGATATTTTAGATAAGGTCACCTTAGAAGCGGGGCCGGACATGGATTTGTACGCTCGCCGATTCTTTGAAACTCTCTTCAGTTTAAGCCGCACCTATCAGGCGGAACAATTATTCCAAAATACGGAATTCACCCGGAAAATGAAAGCCGCCGTGGAAGCATCCCCTACATTACCGCCGCAACGTGGCAGCGTAGCCTGTGCCGGCGTATTCGGCAGCAATGCTCAAATGGCGTGTGACCGCCTGTTGCCGCTCAGCCAGATTCATTATGTAACGGGATTTCATGCCGTATTTGATGCGGTCGAATCCGGCGAATGCGAATTCGGCGTGTTACCCATCGAAAACAGCTCCAACGGTTCCGTGAAGGAGGTTTACGACCTCTTAGAGGAACACAAATGCTACATCGTACGCGGCACACGCCTTTGGATTTCTCACGATTTACTCGTAAAAAAGGGAACTCAATTATCCGATATTCATACCATCATTTCACACCCTCAGGCACTGGGACAATGCAGTCAGTACCTGGAAGACCTAAAAGGCATCACCTTGCGTTCCTTCGACAATACGGCACGTGCCGCACAGCTCGTAGCCGCCAGTGATGATCCGGGCGTAGCCGCTATCGCGGCGCCGCAATGTGCGGAACTGTACAATTTAACCCCTATTGCGCGCAACATCCAGAACAGCGACAATAACTATACGCGATTCATCTGCATCAGCAAGAACTTTCATGTATACCCGGGGGCCAACAAGATCTCTGTCGTAACCTCAGCGAACCATGCACCGGGAGGACTCGGCGCCTTATTGACAAAATTCGCCAATATCGGCGTCAACTTGACGAAGCTGGAATCAAGACCGATTGTGGGACATAACTTTGAATTTCTCTTCTACCTCGATTTGGAAGCTTCCTTGGCGGATCCTAAAGTACTTTCCGTCCTTGCGGAACTGCACACATCGCAGGATAAATTCCGCCTGCTCGGTAACTATCCGGAAAATTAA
- a CDS encoding shikimate kinase: protein MKFGLLGRTLGHSYSPRIHGALGNNSYELFEREPGELRDFFNDPDLQGINITIPYKINALEACAFVDARAERIGCVNTMVRRDGHWYGYNTDYDGFVFTLRHSGIDVKNKECIILGDGASSKTVHIALEDLGARSIIHISRHESPFYEDMEQFKNTAQVIINCTPVGMYPNSPRTLIDITNFTALTGVVDLIYNPHRTVLLLQAEMMDIPYSDGLPFLVAQGVEAAKHFQGRRFGSAEIKQILRDIRHEKENIILIGMPGVGKTTIGRALGNALHRKWFDADKELTKEIGDISDYITNNGEDAFRKEETKILAKLGRQTGLVISTGGGCVTIPQNFTHLRQNGRIYQLTQPVERLSTEGRVLSQGGIDRLRELEAVRAPMYEAFAQCIIKHHRNIQETVARIIEDFEAHLL, encoded by the coding sequence ATGAAATTTGGTTTACTCGGCCGCACCTTGGGGCACAGCTATTCCCCACGCATTCACGGAGCATTGGGAAACAACAGTTACGAGTTATTTGAACGCGAACCCGGTGAACTGCGGGACTTCTTTAACGATCCCGATTTACAGGGCATCAACATCACCATTCCCTATAAAATCAACGCCCTCGAAGCCTGTGCGTTCGTAGATGCACGGGCGGAACGTATCGGTTGCGTCAACACCATGGTGCGCCGCGACGGACACTGGTACGGATACAATACGGACTATGACGGCTTTGTGTTCACATTGCGGCATTCAGGCATCGATGTAAAAAATAAAGAATGTATCATCCTCGGCGACGGTGCTTCATCCAAAACGGTCCATATCGCCCTTGAGGATTTAGGTGCCCGCTCTATCATCCATATATCTCGTCACGAGTCGCCATTCTATGAAGATATGGAGCAATTCAAGAACACCGCTCAGGTCATCATCAACTGCACACCGGTCGGCATGTATCCGAACAGCCCCCGGACGCTGATTGACATAACAAACTTCACGGCCCTCACCGGTGTGGTGGATCTCATCTACAATCCGCACCGCACCGTACTTCTGTTACAGGCCGAAATGATGGATATTCCTTACAGCGACGGCCTGCCTTTCCTCGTAGCGCAAGGCGTTGAGGCGGCCAAGCATTTCCAAGGCAGAAGATTCGGCTCCGCTGAAATTAAACAGATTTTACGCGACATTCGTCACGAAAAGGAAAACATCATCCTCATCGGTATGCCCGGTGTCGGTAAAACTACGATAGGCAGAGCCCTCGGCAATGCCTTACATCGCAAATGGTTTGACGCTGACAAGGAACTGACAAAAGAAATCGGCGACATCTCCGACTACATTACAAACAACGGAGAGGACGCCTTCCGAAAGGAAGAAACAAAAATACTTGCCAAATTGGGCCGACAAACGGGACTTGTCATTTCAACCGGCGGCGGCTGCGTTACGATACCTCAAAACTTCACCCATTTGCGCCAAAACGGCCGCATCTACCAACTGACCCAACCGGTCGAAAGGCTTTCCACGGAAGGACGTGTTCTCTCCCAAGGTGGTATCGACCGGTTGCGCGAATTAGAAGCAGTTCGTGCACCGATGTACGAAGCCTTCGCACAATGCATCATAAAACACCATCGCAACATACAGGAAACAGTAGCGCGTATCATAGAGGATTTTGAGGCACACCTGCTCTAG
- the aroD gene encoding type I 3-dehydroquinate dehydratase, translating to MVRIGRVVLGERGTKICVPIVGTTMKEILDATALACQAPCHVVELRIDYYERADSIDAIIELLMLVKPQLKGRGLLFTWRTRGEGGERAISAEAYFTMLERLIPTGLVDAIDIEFFLDQDRMLKTIEFAKMHHVTVVMSNHDFSGTPSREVIVNRLLQMKELLADVPKIAVMPHTTGDVLTLLEATAEVKALYPADPIITIAMGPLGAVTRTAGALFGNAMTFASAGKTSAPGQIDVHALKRILDTTDVDGIFDEQQHQRVKVH from the coding sequence ATGGTCCGTATCGGTCGAGTTGTACTCGGTGAAAGGGGTACAAAAATTTGCGTGCCCATTGTGGGTACGACTATGAAAGAGATTTTGGATGCCACGGCCTTGGCCTGTCAGGCGCCTTGTCATGTAGTGGAGCTACGCATTGACTATTATGAACGAGCCGATTCTATCGATGCCATCATTGAGTTATTGATGCTCGTCAAACCTCAACTGAAAGGTCGCGGACTTCTATTTACGTGGCGCACCAGGGGCGAAGGGGGCGAGCGCGCTATTTCGGCAGAGGCGTATTTCACAATGTTGGAACGGCTCATCCCGACGGGGCTCGTCGATGCGATTGATATAGAATTCTTTCTTGATCAGGACCGAATGCTGAAAACCATTGAATTTGCTAAAATGCATCACGTTACGGTCGTCATGAGCAATCATGATTTCAGCGGAACGCCGTCTCGTGAGGTTATCGTCAATCGATTGTTACAGATGAAAGAACTGTTGGCGGATGTGCCTAAAATTGCGGTTATGCCGCATACAACGGGGGATGTATTGACCCTTTTGGAGGCGACGGCCGAGGTGAAAGCTCTTTATCCGGCAGACCCTATCATTACTATCGCAATGGGCCCGCTGGGGGCTGTGACACGCACTGCAGGAGCTTTGTTCGGTAATGCAATGACATTTGCCTCGGCAGGAAAGACATCCGCACCCGGCCAAATTGATGTACATGCATTAAAACGTATCCTCGATACTACTGATGTGGACGGTATCTTTGATGAACAGCAACATCAACGCGTAAAAGTGCATTAA
- a CDS encoding MFS transporter: protein MYSTEQDARGGMRNVWIITISMTILAVCYTMIIPFLPIYLLELGVSKGDVALWSGWVFGITFLIAGIMAPIWGKIADNKGKKMMALRAGFAIAISYFLIGMVTDQYQLLLGRAFQGFANGFYPAAMTMVSLSVDEKKVGRALGIFQTGLILGNVVGPFLGGAVESIVGMRPVFYVSGVAVFLATVSVWLFVKEPKVQAENDDTQDSKPASETTSLRDDFKTVRQQPVLVRLLWIFFFMQCAIMMLQPILALYVGDMQGTMEGAAIIAGSILSIGGLAGALTTNIWVRIGERKGYFQTISYCMIGSGIVLLLQSLPVGIWWFGSLQVLIGSFIVGINPSLSAAVTLNTAPAFRGRMFGMTTTAQQFGSMVGPVFASVVSTYMGIAYVFSITGLLLLYLGFQARRLSVRHD, encoded by the coding sequence ATGTATTCAACAGAACAAGATGCTCGAGGAGGCATGCGCAATGTGTGGATTATCACCATCAGTATGACGATACTTGCTGTCTGTTATACTATGATTATTCCGTTCCTGCCGATTTACCTCCTGGAACTTGGCGTATCGAAGGGTGATGTGGCGCTCTGGTCCGGATGGGTGTTCGGGATTACCTTTCTCATTGCCGGCATTATGGCTCCTATCTGGGGTAAAATCGCCGATAATAAAGGAAAGAAGATGATGGCGCTTCGCGCGGGTTTCGCCATTGCCATTTCTTATTTTCTCATCGGGATGGTGACGGACCAGTATCAACTTTTGCTGGGCCGTGCCTTTCAGGGCTTTGCGAACGGATTCTATCCGGCGGCGATGACCATGGTGTCTCTCAGCGTGGACGAGAAAAAGGTGGGCCGTGCTCTCGGTATATTTCAGACCGGACTTATTCTCGGCAATGTGGTGGGACCGTTTTTGGGCGGCGCCGTTGAAAGCATCGTCGGCATGCGGCCCGTATTTTATGTGTCCGGTGTGGCTGTATTCTTAGCGACCGTTTCCGTATGGCTTTTTGTGAAAGAACCGAAGGTACAGGCGGAGAATGATGATACACAGGACAGTAAACCCGCATCCGAAACGACGTCTTTGCGCGATGACTTTAAAACTGTACGACAGCAACCTGTGCTGGTGCGATTATTATGGATATTTTTCTTCATGCAATGCGCTATCATGATGTTGCAGCCGATTTTGGCGCTCTATGTAGGCGACATGCAAGGAACGATGGAAGGGGCTGCCATAATTGCCGGCTCCATCCTCAGTATCGGCGGACTGGCAGGGGCTTTGACGACGAATATCTGGGTGCGTATCGGTGAGCGGAAAGGGTACTTTCAGACTATTTCTTACTGCATGATCGGTAGCGGCATCGTTTTATTACTGCAAAGTTTGCCTGTCGGCATCTGGTGGTTCGGTAGTTTACAGGTGCTCATCGGTTCCTTTATCGTAGGTATCAATCCGTCCCTGAGTGCGGCGGTAACGCTCAACACGGCGCCGGCTTTCAGAGGGCGGATGTTCGGTATGACCACGACGGCACAGCAGTTCGGCTCCATGGTCGGTCCTGTATTTGCCAGCGTTGTGTCCACGTATATGGGTATTGCTTATGTATTCAGCATTACCGGATTATTGCTGCTCTATTTAGGCTTTCAGGCGCGACGCTTATCGGTGCGTCATGACTGA
- a CDS encoding RrF2 family transcriptional regulator — MKISTKGRYALRILADIAEHGEEKNVSIREIAGRQGFSDKYLEGIVSRLSAAGLVKSGRGKYGGYRLVKSPSEYNVYEILYAAEDSIALVSCLDDDVEPCPMFNDCLTAPLWKYLQDEFRHVMERVSLQDVMDQKLPYQ; from the coding sequence ATGAAAATATCTACGAAAGGGCGTTATGCTTTACGGATATTGGCGGATATTGCGGAGCACGGGGAGGAGAAAAATGTGTCCATTCGTGAAATCGCAGGACGCCAGGGATTTTCCGATAAATACTTGGAAGGCATCGTATCTCGCCTGTCAGCGGCCGGCCTCGTTAAGAGCGGACGCGGCAAATATGGCGGATATCGTTTGGTAAAATCGCCGTCCGAATACAATGTATATGAAATTTTATATGCCGCAGAGGACTCCATTGCCCTCGTATCCTGTTTGGATGATGATGTGGAACCATGTCCTATGTTCAATGACTGTTTGACGGCGCCGCTTTGGAAATACCTGCAGGATGAGTTCCGTCACGTAATGGAGCGCGTTTCCTTACAGGATGTGATGGATCAAAAGCTTCCGTATCAATAA
- a CDS encoding NCS2 family permease, which produces MLDKLFQLNERNTTVKTEILAGITTFITMAYILFLAPNILSLAGMDKDAVLIATALGAGLVTIAMGVLVNYPIALAPGVGLLAFYSFTVVLGMGISWQTALGAVFISGLVFLVLTLTSVRQMIVEGIPASMKVAITVGIGLFIAIIGLKLSGLMSISISLSPNSLSQIIQTHGNLVPPPSEALLTLGNLHNGETLLALFSLIFTALLMARHIQGSMLIGVLVTTIISYATGLSTLPNGFSILAVPDFSKAAFFELDIPGAVHMGLVTIIFSFTFVELFDSMGTLIGTATEAKIADPKTGKFPGLGKAMTVDAIGVSAGALLGTSTITAFVESAAGVGAGGRTGLTAVTTGVLFLICLLLAPLVSLVPNAATSPILILVGALMLGAIRNIEFDDWTEAFPAFLVIVLMPFTYSIANGISAGLIAYPLLKIAAGRAKEVNWIMYVLAILVIIRYIFF; this is translated from the coding sequence ATGTTAGATAAGCTTTTTCAACTTAATGAACGCAATACCACCGTTAAAACCGAGATTCTGGCGGGTATCACCACATTCATCACTATGGCGTACATACTCTTCCTGGCGCCAAACATCTTAAGCCTCGCCGGCATGGATAAGGATGCGGTCCTCATCGCCACAGCTTTGGGTGCCGGACTCGTAACGATCGCCATGGGTGTTCTGGTAAACTATCCGATTGCACTGGCTCCCGGTGTCGGACTCCTGGCCTTCTACTCGTTTACCGTCGTGCTCGGTATGGGTATTTCCTGGCAGACGGCCTTGGGCGCAGTCTTCATTTCAGGCCTCGTATTCCTCGTGCTCACCTTGACGTCGGTGCGTCAAATGATTGTCGAAGGTATACCGGCTTCTATGAAAGTAGCCATCACGGTCGGTATCGGCCTCTTCATCGCCATCATCGGCTTAAAACTGTCCGGCCTGATGTCCATTTCAATCAGCCTGTCACCGAATTCATTAAGTCAAATAATCCAGACACACGGTAACTTAGTACCGCCGCCATCGGAGGCGCTCCTCACATTGGGCAATCTGCATAACGGCGAGACATTGTTGGCCCTCTTCAGTCTGATCTTTACGGCTCTATTAATGGCCCGCCATATTCAAGGATCCATGCTCATCGGGGTTCTCGTGACGACAATTATATCCTATGCTACAGGCTTATCCACATTACCGAATGGCTTCAGCATTCTGGCGGTACCTGATTTCTCCAAGGCGGCATTCTTTGAACTGGACATTCCCGGTGCAGTACACATGGGCCTTGTCACCATTATCTTCTCCTTCACGTTCGTAGAATTATTTGACTCCATGGGTACCCTCATCGGTACGGCGACGGAAGCAAAAATCGCAGATCCTAAGACGGGTAAATTCCCGGGACTCGGCAAGGCGATGACCGTCGATGCCATAGGTGTCAGTGCCGGCGCGCTGCTCGGTACCTCTACGATTACAGCCTTTGTTGAAAGCGCAGCCGGTGTCGGTGCCGGCGGGCGTACAGGTTTGACAGCGGTAACCACAGGTGTTCTCTTCTTAATCTGTCTGCTCCTCGCTCCGCTGGTATCTCTTGTGCCGAATGCTGCGACCTCTCCCATCCTCATCCTCGTAGGGGCCCTCATGCTGGGCGCTATCCGCAATATCGAGTTCGATGACTGGACGGAAGCATTCCCTGCATTCCTCGTTATCGTATTGATGCCGTTCACATACAGCATCGCCAACGGAATTTCCGCAGGACTCATCGCCTATCCGCTACTAAAAATCGCAGCAGGTCGCGCGAAAGAAGTTAACTGGATCATGTACGTATTAGCAATACTCGTAATCATCCGATACATATTTTTCTAA
- a CDS encoding pyridoxamine 5'-phosphate oxidase family protein produces MRRQDRMVTDINDIKSILNNTRIIHLGMTDGAYPYVLPLHFGYEFIDNMLHIYVHGYQNGKKFDLIKLNSHVFIEIDGDDEALVSGGDIPCKYSSTYSSVMGRGEATFLADVNKKIHGLQILMRHQTGREFTFTEAMVNSVGVVHIVVSDYTAKRRLQLTHDIILPPLAKK; encoded by the coding sequence ATGAGACGGCAGGATCGCATGGTTACTGATATTAATGATATAAAAAGCATTCTGAATAATACCCGCATCATCCATTTAGGTATGACGGATGGAGCCTATCCATACGTTCTTCCCTTACATTTTGGCTATGAATTTATAGATAATATGTTACATATTTATGTCCACGGGTATCAAAACGGGAAAAAATTTGATCTGATAAAGTTGAATTCACATGTGTTCATTGAAATTGACGGTGATGATGAGGCTCTTGTATCGGGCGGTGACATACCATGTAAATATAGTTCAACTTATTCTAGTGTTATGGGGCGCGGTGAAGCCACATTTTTAGCGGATGTTAATAAAAAAATACATGGGTTGCAGATTTTGATGAGACATCAAACGGGGCGTGAGTTTACTTTCACAGAGGCTATGGTAAATTCTGTGGGTGTTGTTCATATTGTTGTCTCTGATTATACAGCTAAAAGACGATTACAATTAACGCATGATATAATTCTTCCACCATTGGCAAAGAAATAA
- a CDS encoding amino acid permease, which yields MSDTHQLKRGLKNRHVQLLAIGGAIGTGLFLGSGRAIHLAGPSIVFAYLITGIICFFVMRALGELLLSNLNHHSFIDFVEEYLGDRAAFITGWTYWFCWLSLAMADLTAVGLYMQYWIPWMPQWIPALIVLIALLLMNLTAVRHFGEMEFWFAMIKVIAIISLIIIGIIMIATGFSTDAGVSAFSNMWNYGGWFPNGTMGFILSFQMVVFAFTGIELVGLTAGETENPEKVIPTAINNIPLRIILFYIGSLAIIMSIYPWTAVNPASSPFVAVFTAVGITAAAGIVNFVVLTSAASATNSGIFSTGRMIYALAKRGHAPRSMRRLTHSSVPYQATIFSASVLLITVVLNYVMPEAVFVMITSISTFCFIFIWSMMVICHLKYRQKNPELAVQSKFKMPLYPFINYLILIFFAFILVILALNEDTRVALLFTPIWFIILWAFYSMLNTDDKDSLEEELIDMAGVKEHYRKTSNDDHDDYVI from the coding sequence ATGTCTGATACGCACCAGTTAAAACGGGGTCTTAAGAATCGACACGTACAGTTGCTCGCCATCGGCGGCGCCATCGGTACCGGTCTATTCTTGGGCTCCGGCCGCGCCATTCATCTGGCAGGTCCCTCCATCGTATTCGCCTATCTCATTACGGGTATCATCTGTTTCTTCGTCATGAGAGCTCTCGGCGAATTACTGCTGTCCAACCTAAATCATCATTCCTTTATCGACTTTGTCGAGGAATACTTAGGTGATCGTGCAGCATTTATTACAGGATGGACTTACTGGTTCTGCTGGCTGTCTCTGGCCATGGCGGATTTGACTGCGGTCGGTCTTTATATGCAGTACTGGATACCTTGGATGCCCCAGTGGATACCGGCACTGATCGTCTTAATCGCACTGCTGTTAATGAATTTAACAGCAGTGCGACATTTCGGCGAAATGGAATTCTGGTTCGCCATGATCAAGGTCATTGCCATCATATCGCTTATCATTATCGGCATTATCATGATCGCCACCGGCTTCTCAACCGACGCAGGGGTTTCCGCATTCAGCAATATGTGGAACTATGGAGGCTGGTTCCCGAACGGAACGATGGGCTTTATCCTGTCATTTCAGATGGTCGTATTTGCTTTCACCGGTATTGAACTGGTAGGCCTAACGGCAGGTGAAACGGAAAATCCTGAAAAGGTTATCCCCACGGCCATCAACAATATTCCATTGCGTATTATCCTGTTCTATATCGGCTCTCTGGCCATCATCATGAGTATTTACCCCTGGACTGCCGTTAATCCCGCTTCCAGCCCATTTGTAGCCGTATTTACGGCGGTAGGGATTACGGCCGCTGCAGGGATTGTCAATTTCGTAGTTCTCACATCCGCCGCATCGGCGACGAATTCCGGCATTTTCAGCACAGGACGTATGATTTATGCCCTCGCAAAACGCGGGCACGCACCGCGGTCTATGCGCCGTCTCACACATAGCAGTGTTCCCTACCAGGCGACGATCTTTTCCGCATCGGTATTGCTCATTACGGTCGTATTGAATTACGTAATGCCTGAAGCAGTATTCGTTATGATTACATCGATTTCTACATTCTGCTTCATCTTTATCTGGTCCATGATGGTCATCTGTCATCTCAAATATCGTCAGAAGAATCCTGAACTGGCGGTACAATCTAAATTCAAGATGCCGTTATATCCGTTTATTAACTATCTGATTCTCATCTTTTTTGCATTCATTCTCGTTATCCTCGCCCTCAACGAAGATACACGGGTGGCACTGCTTTTTACACCGATTTGGTTTATCATCCTCTGGGCATTCTACTCCATGCTCAATACGGACGATAAGGACTCTCTCGAAGAGGAATTAATCGACATGGCAGGCGTCAAAGAACATTATAGAAAAACATCGAATGATGATCACGATGATTATGTAATTTGA
- a CDS encoding immunity protein YezG family protein: MMKKLVVTSLAVLVVVGTVCVQPADAKKVQQEEPVMATIEVPLNDEIRQNNGASREFNKKTQKLVAKLAESTQLMIKKEWKTIYIKAVLSADKGAVRFYFTDRTGQLYSGQTFKNTGLSKSNYLTGASRQVQDLQNLYAHLKKGGQELPSSIDIIITQSGQRTKTRLNYGEDTANVMLYYQQYESETFPDVK, encoded by the coding sequence ATGATGAAAAAGTTAGTTGTAACATCATTAGCAGTGTTGGTCGTTGTCGGTACTGTATGTGTTCAACCGGCAGATGCGAAAAAAGTACAACAGGAAGAGCCTGTTATGGCGACGATTGAAGTTCCTCTTAATGATGAGATTCGTCAGAATAATGGCGCCTCCAGAGAGTTTAATAAAAAAACGCAGAAGTTAGTCGCTAAATTAGCGGAATCCACGCAGTTGATGATCAAGAAAGAATGGAAAACCATTTATATAAAGGCTGTCCTATCAGCGGATAAGGGTGCTGTCCGTTTTTATTTTACGGATAGAACAGGTCAGCTTTATAGCGGTCAAACGTTTAAAAATACCGGTCTATCAAAAAGCAATTATCTGACAGGAGCCTCACGTCAAGTGCAGGATCTTCAGAATCTATATGCGCATTTAAAAAAGGGCGGTCAGGAATTACCATCCTCAATCGATATTATTATCACTCAAAGTGGTCAACGTACTAAAACGCGGTTAAATTACGGTGAAGATACTGCAAATGTCATGCTGTATTATCAGCAATATGAATCGGAGACCTTTCCTGATGTAAAGTAA